Sequence from the Cucurbita pepo subsp. pepo cultivar mu-cu-16 chromosome LG02, ASM280686v2, whole genome shotgun sequence genome:
CATTAGCGGATTCAGGATCAGATATTGATGACTCGTACTCTCCACTGGAGCGAGCTAGCTCTATGATTCCTTGTTTGGCCCCAGTTCACGAAGAAGTAAGTCTGGAAGTATGTAGCACATGGTTTGTGAAAATGTATTGTATGTGTATGCAAAAATGTCAGCAACATTGTTTAAAAGGTTCGTATTTTTTCAGCTAAGGGCAGCAGATCCTAATGCTTACTACAGTTGTGATGATGACTTCCTACCTGCTAGGACAGTAAGTGAAAGTGACCAAAGAGTTAGAGGTTCTCAGGGTACATCTCTTGAAATAATGGATAATGGGAATTTCTCTAGCAAAGTGGCATCAAACATAGAAGGTACTGAATGTACTTTTATTTTCACTCTAATGTGTGGTAACTCGGAATCTTTACGGCTCACCTGGCGTGTGGCACCGGGAAAGTAGAACCATATGCATAATTTGTCTACTTACCCTTGGAAAGGTTTTGCATTTCCAAGTTATGCAAATTGTATTTGTTCGTTGGTCAGATTTTTCTTTCCCTatctcatatttttcttttattcaccTCGCTTCTCAGGTACTATAGCAAATGAGAACGAAATTCTGAAGCAAAAACTTGAGAAAAGAAACCTTCATTTTGTGGGGAGAGGTCTTCTATCATTCTGGATTAGATTGGTAGAACTTGTCCGCAGTTTACAATTTCAGTTTTGGAAAAGACAGAACAATATATATCCTTCTAACACAGAACAACACATTACAAACATCAATGCTGCTGCAATTCAAACAATGAACAAAGAAGATTATGTCGGTCCATGCTTACAACGTCTCGAGAGGCTTGAAAAAATCTTTGTAGAGCTGAGCAACAAGCCTGCTAAGATTCCTCTGGAAAAGGAGCATTTGCTTACTGAATCTTTGGACAGAATCAAGTCGGTTGAATTTGACCTGGAGAAAACGAAAAGAGTGAGCTTTTCtttgtgtgtttaattaattagtaatATGAGCGGTCTTCTGATCGATTCTTGTAGCTTagcattttcattcatttcattGGTTCAGGCAATCCACGCTACCGTCTTAAAGCAACTTGAGACGGGGGAGCTGCTGGAGAAATTACGGGAGTCCCAATGTCAAGTAAGTAGCTTTTAAAAACACAGGCCACATcttatttgttatttgttattattatcattattatctatattttgttttcttatataATTTCAGaatcattttttgaaatattagttttgacttttgaaaatctaaataaaaacagTGTAAAAGCATTATCTTTCTTCGTGCCCATTTCCCATCCAGAAATCTTGAACTACAATAATACCAACTtggaaattttcaaacattgtGAAAAGGATATGAGAGGCCTCAATTCAAATGGGGTCCTATTGTAGAAAAATTCCCATCCATTAATAAAGTAAACTATTAAGGCTTCCACTGATGAACATTTGATTTCTGGTTTACTTTTTTGAGAATAAAgctgttttttcctttttaaaaaatcaggCTTGTAAATACTACTTTAAAAgatttatgaactttttttttcttttggagtttggCTAAAATCTCTAacgtgtttttaaaaaattgtacaatatatcaaataaattgcAGCGAAGCTAGGgtagtttttgaaaatagaaaataaaaaagggaagTCTGGTTTAATAACCATCTagtgtttaaaaattaagaatataaacATAACTTCCTCTTACTAGGTTCTTTGCTTTATATCTACCCCTTGAAAGTGTTTCTAAAATCCAAGCCAAGTTTGAAAACTAAAGAAAGTAATTCTTAATACTTCGAAATTTAGCttagaattcaaatgtttgttttaagtgtgaaaatcataataaagaatttatgataagataagtagatttttaaaaactgaAAACTAGGAGTGAAGGCTCCATTTGATAACTTTGACTTTTGGTTGTGAAAATTATGCTTGTTTCTCTCATTTCTCTatattgaatttcattttttttttagtgaaaacatttgattttttagcaAAATTCAttcctaaaacaaaaataactttttgaaaattattttgttgtttttgaaaaCATGGCTCCGTTTTCTGAAACATGTGTAAAAAGTATATAAGTAGTATTCTTAGacttaatattcataaactgAATCTAAAATTATTGTCAAACCAAGTGTGTACAAGTTGTTCTGTATCATGTTTCATTACTAAAAATTCTAACCCTGATATAACCCTTATACATGATGCAGCAGAGAAGATTTTTGTGTTAGGTTACAAAAAGTACAAAAAggtgaagaaatgaaaaatggttACACCGAAGCAAGAGCAAAGACAAGCACGTGGAGTGACAACAAAACCCAATGGACAATGGCTGGCGGCAATAGAAACGAGAGATGTAGAGAGGAGGCAAACCAAAAACAGATAAATGCATATATACGTGTACACTTTCACCCTTTGTTTGGTTGGATCACCTCTgtctttgttctttctttcttccaatatatatatatatatatatacacgaaaaaagaaatatataattttggagGTGTTTACAGACAAGGCTGacaaaatgtataaaaaaagCTGGCTAATGTTTCCCATAGAGAGTGCAGGGTTTGGAGGTGAgtacagaaaagaaagaaggcgGAATAACGTGGCTTTGCAATAGTAGCAGCAACCAGCAACTCCTNaatttttttttttttttttttttttctcttttagttcCTTAAAGATGAATCGTGATGTACTCTAAAGTAGAATAGACGTTTCCCTATAGGCTCAATTTCTAAAATCCAAAGTGTTCCCAATCAATGAGAATGAAAACGACTTTCTCTTCTACAGATTCTtagttgcattttttttctcaccattatgttcttttttgttttaccaTTACCAGAATTCTAGTCACAGAGGGGTTTGTGGAAAAATTACTCCTCAACCCGGCAATTCTAAATGTAAATGTGATANttttttttttttttttttttttttttttttttttttttaatctcatgCAGCTTTCTCTAATTATTGAATTCCAGAGCAGAGAAGTATTTCTATTGTGTTTTGTTAAATTCGTTGTCCATGCTACTAGGAGTTGCATCAATCAATCTCCCATTAAAGTTGTTCCAATTAACACTTGTGCATGATAATTTCTAATATTCAGTGGAGCAGAAAAGGGAATAATGGAGATATCATTGCAGGAATTGAATACATTTGCGCCGCAACCCTGAAAGGCAGGTGGGTCGGTCTTTTGATTGTATGTAAACATTTTTCTAACATTTTATGAAGCTCTTTTTGTCAAATCAAAAgcttagggaaaggtttcttATTCACTAAAATTAGGTACAAAAAAgcttagggaaaggtttcttATTAACTAAAATTAGGTACAAATTTGATTAACTCTTCTAATTGTAATTGGTGGACAAAGTTATGGAATTCCAAAGTTTCTTAGGAACATGGCAGCATATGTTCACAATGACAAGTTACTCATATATTGCTTCCAAGATAGCTTCAGAGGCCCACCCACCCAACGGTACATGCTGGCTGATGTTTGCACATAGAAAAATAGAGGTGTCCATTTACTCTTAACAGATAGAGCGACAGAGCCTAAATTATATGAGACCTGCTCTTAATAGAGTGAAGAATCTCTGTTTAAACGGAGAATATGAGAGTCACGAAAAATTTCGTCTCATTAGATAAACGGGACTAGGGATAGGAATACAGGATAGGATTGTATTCCTATCCCCATCCAATTTCCTACCTTGCTCGACccgaaaaaaagaaataattttgaagcCAAAACCAGTACAGCTAATGATGTTAAGCTTAAAAAAGCCTACAAAGTTCCGGCTTTTGAATATCTCCTTTTCAATTTCCTAACATTGTCTAatgatatgtatatagtaATGACTTTAGgttaagtagaaatctagagctgttacaactttttttaataagctTTGATTAATAAATTCTCAGCTTAACATCTAGACCAAGGAGAATTTATTAATCAAGCTTATTAAAAAAGTTGTAACAGctctagatttctacttaacCTAAAGTCATtactatatacatatcatTAGACATTTTATAcgaaaatatttcattcaaaactttattataaaaacatAATCTTGGTCTTACATGTTATCTCGAAGgcttttatataaaataacaaaaattgaaaataacataaattaaaaatgctCCATACTAACCTATATGCTACTAAATGAAAATGCATACGAAcatatactaacctatagttTGCTAAATTCAAATTGcaaactaccctatgcatgtgccacggtctTCTAGGTTGTGATTCCACCGTAAGTCGTGTATAGGGgagtcttgcctttacctgaaaaaaataagagtgTAAAATACTTAGTGACCCTCTATCGGGGTTAGATGCAAATACATACAATCATGAGTGGGAtttatcatatcagtctatatTCCTACAACGGCTATCCTAAGCGGGTAATTCaatgtgtatttactattctacacacttctcacacgtgcgagtatgaactcaccagtcggttcgcacacctcttTAGCCCCTCTCATTGAGCGAGCACTGCACTTAATATAATTGCTCTAAATACATTAATAAACTCAatgtaaaatttgaatttgtacTATTCGGTActataatatgaaatataatcATCAACGAATTTAAAACGATAACCATgataataattctaaattcaAATCCAACCAATATAATTCGAATAACTCTTTAGATTAATCAACTTAATAACACATACTAAATAACTAACCCATGCAAATTAACATAACAACCCTAAACATAGACTAAATAATTTCTTTGTAAGTTCTTAGATACAACTCAAGGTAAAATAACTCTAGACTAGGCAACTCCGCGACTCAAAAGGTCACGATTATGCTGGTTCAAGACATGTATCTATGATCGCATGTCAGATGTCCATGTCATACTTGTTCAAGACGTGTTACTTATGATTGCATGTCAGATGTCTATGTCATACTTGTTCAAGACGTGTTACCTATGACGCATGTTAGATGTCTATGTCATACTTGTTCAAGACATGATATCTATGATCGCATGTCAGATGCCCATGTCATACTTGTTCAAGACGTGATATTTATGATTGCATGTCAGATGTTCATGTCATACTTGTTCAAGACGTGTTACCTATGATCGCATGTCAGATGTCCATGTCATACTTGTTCAAGACGTGATATTTATGATTGCATGTCAGATGTTCATGTCATACTTGTTCAAGACGTGTTACTTATGATCGCATGTTAGATGTCCATGTCATACATGTTCAAGACGTGTTACCTATGATTACATGTCAAATGTCCATGTCATACTTGTTCAAGACATGTTACCTATGATCGCATGTCAGATGTCCATGTCATACTTGTTCAAGATATGTTACCGCATGTCAGATGTCCATGTCATACTTGTACAAGACGCGATATCTATGATTGCATGTCAGATGTTCATATCATACTTGTTTAAGACGTGTTATCGATGGTCGTATGTTCATTTCAAgcccttttttatttgtagCACCAAGTATAATTATATCACTAGTTGATAGTGGGATTTAgacaaaataatgataataataataatacaaaagcATTTTGTGAGTGGAGATTCAATCCAACAGCCTGTACTCGCCTTCTCGtcggagaagaagaacaatcctctctctctatctctcccGCCGGAATGACGGTCTCCGATAGGTCCTTCTGCAACTTCTCAATgcttctcctcttcttcatctcACTGATTTTCACTGCTTCTTCCTCCACTTCCATTTCAGGTACCTCACATTCACAATTACCGTGACATTGTCATAATTTTCTCtcctgcttcttcttcttctctgtttttgtctttaaagctgagtttattttttattttgcagCGGATGTCTTTGAATCGAAGGCTTCAATCGGTCGGGGCCTCCTACAAGCGAAAAAAGGTTCTACTCTCTTTCTccgacttttttttcttttttgctgaGTTCGTAATTTTCAATTGGAGGCCTGCTTCTGTTAGGGTTTGCAAGCtatttagttattatttgTTCTGTTTGTATAAGATCTTGCCGATTGTGCTTCTTCCTTCTCGAGGTTGTGTGGAATTCGAGGTTACTTGTTGTCGATTTTTGCTggtttgattattatttgattctcTCGAACCTACTAGTGTTCTTCGAAGATTTCGCTTTTGCCACGATTGGCGtgaaatgatgaaattgaacataaatattaaattaattttatctgGTTGAATCGAATggtttatttctttcattttcgtATTGGATTGATCCACGCATCCGTGATTTAGGCCAGATTAAATTTCAGCGGTGCGAAGTTTAAGGAATTGTacgtatttaatttaatggttTGGAAAATGTGTACTTCTTCCTTgagattgattgatttttatCCTGCTTCAATTCTCTGACTTGTTCATCATATGGTATTTGCTTTAAATTTGGCATCTCAGGAGTTTTTGAATTGATATTGTTTCAGTGTTGTAGTTTCTGAAGCtattatcaaacaaaatttgCTGTAATCATGTAATGTATGTATGCACAATTTATGCAGATTGTCCAGTGAACTTTGAATTCTTGAACTACACCATCATCACAGGCAAGTGCAAGGGGCCTCGATACCCTCCCAAACTCTGTTGTTCAGCTTTGACTGAATTCGCTTGCCCTTATGCGGATGATCTCAACGATCCAACAAACGATTGCGCTTCAACCATGTTCAGTTACGTTAATCTGTATGGAAAATACCCTCCTGGTCTCTTCTCTAGCGAGTGCAAGGGTGATAAGAATGGTCTGGCATGCCCTGTGCTCCCCCCCTCCGCTTCAGCCGATCAAAGTTGGGGTTCCATAGCACATTTGCCATCTCGCTTCCTGATCTTCTCGCCTGGATTTGTACTACTGGTGTGGCTATTATGACAAGGTTCATTTTTCACCATACTTTCTTCCCATTTGTAAGTGTACCTACCCTTAAACTTGCTGCTAAAACTGCAATTCCTTACTCCCCTGTGTTTATTGTCATAGTTCATTCTGTTTCATGATCCAAACTTAAGTTCTTATTATTGGAGGTTTATGCGCTTTTTATTTGTCAGGGAGACTTGGTgtatcatcatcttcatcatcatcataagcAAGTGCTATGGGAAGTGGCGACCACTAAACTAATGGAAGACTTACTTTTTATTTGTGGAGAGGTCAGTCTCTGTCTTACTTGACAAACTTTTGACATGTATGTTCAAGAGAAGCAGTGTATTTAAGTGGGTTACTCCATTCGAGATTTATACTATTACATAATAATGTAATagccaaaataataataaataaaccaataaaaataattataaaaaaaatatacgtcaacataataataaaaaaaaaaatcataattaaataactaagaatgattacttaaaaataaaaataaaatttactcGTCTCTCCACTAAGTTTCAACTCATTCTCTTTCCTCAACCCAACCATATCACACACAACCGCATCCTCTTTCCTCACCCCAACCATACCAcagttcattaaaaaataaacaaaaaaaccgTATCCTCTTTCTTCACCCCAACAATATCACAGTTcatctaaaaataaacaaaaaaaaaaaatgtcatcacGACGGCATCCTCTTTAATGTCATCACAACTGCATCC
This genomic interval carries:
- the LOC111789233 gene encoding GPI-anchored protein LLG1-like produces the protein MTVSDRSFCNFSMLLLFFISLIFTASSSTSISADVFESKASIGRGLLQAKKDCPVNFEFLNYTIITGKCKGPRYPPKLCCSALTEFACPYADDLNDPTNDCASTMFSYVNLYGKYPPGLFSSECKGDKNGLACPVLPPSASADQSWGSIAHLPSRFLIFSPGFVLLVWLL